The following are encoded together in the Chlorocebus sabaeus isolate Y175 chromosome 20, mChlSab1.0.hap1, whole genome shotgun sequence genome:
- the LOC103223794 gene encoding T-cell surface glycoprotein CD1a has protein sequence MLFLLLSLLAVLPGGGNADGLKEPVSFHVIQIASFYNHSWKRNLISGYLGDLQTHTLDRNCSTIIFLWPWSRGNFSNEEWKELEMLFHIRCVQFLEEMHRYSRELQFEYPFEIQGTGGCELHSGKFSGSFFRVAYQGSDFVSFQNNSWLPSPVAGNMAKRHCKMLNQNQHENDIIHSLLSDTCPRFILGLLDAGKAHLQRQVKPEAWLSRGLSPGPGHLELVCHVSGFYPKPVWVMWMRGEQEQQGTQRGDILPNADGTWYLRATLEVAAGEAAGLSCRVKHSSLEGQDIVLYWEHHSSMGLIILAVIVPLLLLIGLALWFRKHCFR, from the exons ATGCTGTTTTTGCTACTTTCATTGCTAGCTGTTCTCCCAGGTGGTGGCAATGCAGACG GGCTCAAGGAGCCTGTCTCCTTCCATGTCATCCAGATCGCATCCTTTTACAACCATTCCTGGAAACGAAATCTGATCTCAGGTTATCTGGGTGATTTGCAGACCCACACCTTGGACAGAAATTGCAGCACCATCATTTTCCTGTGGCCCTGGTCCAGGGGAAACTTCAGCAATGAGGAGTGGAAAGAACTGGAAATGTTATTCCATATACGCTGCGTTCAGTTCCTCGAGGAAATGCATAGATACTCCCGTGAATTGCAGTTTGAGT ATCCTTTTGAGATACAGGGGACAGGAGGCTGTGAACTACACTCTGGAAagttctcaggaagcttctttcggGTAGCTTATCAAGGATCAGATTTCGTGAGCTTCCAGAACAATTCATGGTTGCCATCTCCAGTGGCTGGGAATATGGCCAAGCGTCACTGCAAAATGCTCAATCAGAATCAGCATGAAAATGACATAATACACAGTCTCCTCAGTGACACCTGCCCACGTTTCATCTTGGGTCTTCTTGATGCAGGAAAGGCACATCTCCAGAGGCAAG TGAAGCCCGAGGCCTGGCTGTCCCGTGGCCTCAGTCCTGGACCTGGCCATCTAGAGCTTGTGTGCCATGTCTCAGGATTCTACCCAAAGCCGGTGTGGGTGATGTGGATGCGGGGTGAGCAGGAGCAGCAGGGCACTCAGCGAGGGGACATCCTGCCCAATGCTGACGGGACATGGTATCTCCGAGCAACCCTGGAGGTGGCTGCTGGGGAGGCAGCTGGCCTGTCCTGTCGGGTGAAGCACAGCAGTCTAGAGGGCCAGGACATCGTCCTCTACTGGG AACATCACAGTTCCATGGGCTTGATCATCTTGGCGGTGATAGTGCCTTTGCTTCTTCTGATAGGTCTTGCGCTTTGGTTCAGGAAACACTG TTTCCGTTAA